A region of the Leeuwenhoekiella sp. MAR_2009_132 genome:
TTAGCAAACAGGCTGTTATTTTTAATGATTCCGGCTACGGTATTAATTTGTGGAGGTTTTATACTTTCTAATACCGGTAAAGAATTTATGCCTTCTTTAAATGAAGGAACTTTTTTATTAATGCCTACCTCCTTGCCACACGCCGGTGTTGAAGAAAATAAGCGTGTACTGCAACAATTAGATATGGCCGTTGCAAGTATTCCTGAAATTGAAACGGTTGTAGGAAAGGCGGGACGTACCGAGTCTGCATTAGATCCTGCACCCTTGTCGATGTATGAAAATATCATTCAGTATAAACCCGAATATATGCTGAATAGTGAAGGGAAAAAACAACGATATCTCGTAGATGATACTGGTTATTTTATGCTGAAGAATGGCGGAATCACCAATAATCCTAACTTAAATTTAGCTTCTGAAGATGATGTCAACTTGAACGCAGTCAAGCATTTTTTTCCGGTTTCTTCCGGAAAATTAATTGCTGATGATTCTGGGGAATATTATCGAAACTGGAGACCCGAAATACATTCACCCGATGATATCTGGAATGAGATTGCACGTGTTTCAAAATTACCGGGAGTTACCTCTGCGCCAAAACTTCAACCTATAGAAACACGGCTTGTTATGCTACAAACCGGTATGCGGGCGCCTATGGGGATTAAAGTGAAAGGTGGGAGTTTAAGAGAGATTGAAGCATTTGGTCTAGAACTTGAAACTATTTTAAAAGAAACCGAAGGTGTAAAAAGCGAGGCAGTTTTTGCAGATCGTATTGTGGGTAAACCGTATTTACTTATCGACATCAAGCGCGAGCAGCTGGCGCGATATGGGATTTCTATACAAGATGTACAACAAGTGCTTGAAGTTGCAGTAGGCGGTATGCCTATTACGCAAACGGTAGAAGGTAGAGAACGCTATATGGTGCGTGTGCGCTACCCTAGAGAATTACGTGAAAATCCAGATGATCTTAAGAAAATTTATGTTCCGGTAAACAATGGGGTTCCCGTGCCGCTGGGAGAACTTGTTGAGATAAGGTATGAACAGGGACCGCAGGTAATTAAGAGTGAAGATACATTTTTGGTAGGCTATGTGCTGTTTGACAAACTTGATGGCTTTGCCGAAGTTAATGTTGTGGAGCATGCACAGGCACGCGTACAATCAAAAATAGATTCGGGTGAGTTAGTGGTTCCTCAGGGTGTAAGTTACAAGTTTACCGGTACTTATGAAAACCAGTTACGCGCAGAGAATACACTTTCTGTTGTTATTCCTATGGCGTTGCTTATTATTTTTCTCATTCTTTATTTTCAGTTTAAATCGGTAACCACCTCATTGATGGTTTTTACAGGAATCGCAGTTGCTTTCGCCGGAGGCTTTATTATGCTTTGGTTATATGGGCAGGATTGGTTTTTAAACTTTGGTTTTTTTGGAGAAAATCTAAGGGATTTATTCAATATAAAAACGGTGAACTTAAGTGTTGCGGTATGGGTTGGCTTTATTGCGTTATTTGGTATTGCTACAGATGATGGTGTGGTGATGGCGACCTATTTAACCCAGACTTTTAATAAGGAGACTCCAGAAGATCTAAAAGGTATTCGCAATGCTACACTAGAAGCAGCCACTAAACGTATACGACCTTGCTTAATGACTACGGTAACCACAATACTCGCTTTATTACCGGTGCTTACTTCAACAGGGCGCGGTAGTGATATTATGATACCTATGGCGATACCAGTTTTTGGGGGAATGATTATAGATGTGACTTCCTATTTTATCGTACCGGTATTGTACAGTTGGAAAAAGGAACGAGAACTTAGGAAATTAAGGGTCAATAGTTGAGAGCATGAAGATTAGTCAGTTTAAGGAATTAAAAATCAACCTGTCGAAGCCTGTTTCACAGTCGAGGCAAGACTAGAATTTTGATAATACATGTAGAAATGAAAAATAAACAAACATATTGCCACCGCACTTTAGTCGCTATGTTGTGCGCTATTCTGGCTTTATTTAAAATGGAAGCACAGGATCTGGCAGGATATATTGAACAGGCAGAAACGAACAATGCTGATTTAAAGGCTTATGAAGTACGGTATTCTATTGCCCAGGAAAAATCGAATGAAGTAAAAAGTTTGCCAGATACAGAGTTTGCGGCAGGCTATTTTGTGAGCACTCCGGAAACCCGGGTGGGAGCACAGCGCGCCCGGTTTTCAGTAAAGCAGATGTTGCCCTGGTTTGGTAGTATTAACGCCCGAGTAAATTACCAGGATGCATTAGCAGAAGCGACCCATGTTGAGTATACTATTGCAAAGCGAAAGTTACGTCTTGAAGTGGCCCAGAGCTATTATGAGTTGTACCGCATTATGGCAAGTGGTGCGGTCTTAGAAGAAAGTTTAAAGCTGCTTAAGAGTTATGAAGAGTTGGCTTTAAACTCAGTTGAAGTAGGAAAAGCATCGGCGGTAGATTTCTTAAAAATACAAATACGACAAAATGATTTGATTGCTCAGCTAGAGGCTTTAGAAGAAGATTTGAAAGCTGCGAAAATTCAATTTAATACTGTTTTAAATGTTAGCGAGACGTCACCGGTTTTTGTTGTAGATAGCCTGGTGTTGCCACAAAGTGACGTAGAAGTTTCTATTAAATATCTTTCGCAAAACCCCGAGGTTTTACAATACGACAAACTTTATGAGAGTATTACGCAGTCAGAATTAGTAAATCAAAGAGATGCAGCACCAAAACTGGGGGTGGGATTTGATTATATACCGGTTTCTGAACGTACAGATATGAATATGGTAGACAACGGAAAAGATGTTGTTATGCCTATGGTTTCGGTTTCGGTGCCCATTTTTAATTCAAAATACAAATCGGTTTCCCGGCAAAATGAACTGAAGCAGGAAGAATTGAGCGCTCAAAAAAATCAACGTTTAAATACCTTGAAAAGTCTTTTTGCAGATGCGCTTAAGAATAGAAATACGGCTCGTATAAATTATACTAAAGAGGTGAAGAATTTAAAGCAGGCTCGTGACGCTGAAGAAATTCTGCTTAAAAATTATGAAACTGGAACAATAGATTTTAATGAAATTCTAGATATACAAGAATTGCAGTTACAATTTAATAAAAATCAAATAAATGCCGTACAGCGTTATTATGAGCAAACAGCATTAATCAATTATTTAATTACATTTTAAAAATAGAAACTATGAGAACTACAGTAAAATTTATGGGTATTGCCGCTATAGCACTAACATTAGGCGCTTGCGGAAATGATAAGAAAAACGATAACGGGGAAGAATCTTCTGAAGAGACGGTAACACGAGACGAGCAAATGATGAATACCGTTCAAAATGATGAGGGTACAAAGACAATTGAATCAAGTTCAAAATCATCAGACATGAGAATAGATAAAGCTTCTTTATCTTTTAAAGATGAGACTTCTAAAGGAGTGTGGACTTCTTACAACGCAGTGCGCCTGGCACTTATAGCCTCTGATTCTGAAAAATCAAAACAAGAGGCTGCAAATCTAGCAATGATTTTTGGTGAAAATAATATGAAGTTAAAATCTGCAGCAGAAGCTATCGCAACCACAGAAGATCTAGAAGCTCAACGTAAAGCTTTTTCTCAATTTTCAGTTGCTGTTCAATCCTATTTTAAGAAGAATATTGATGCAGGAACACTTTATAAACAACATTGCCCAATGGCATTAAATGGAAAAGGAGCAGACTGGTTATCTAATGAAGCAACAATTAAAAATCCCTATTATGGTGATAAAATGTTGAACTGTGGTACGGTAACGGCTACGATTACTAAATAAATTGAAAATTTAGCAGATTAATCTGAGCAATGCAGATTTATTAGGTCTAGAGTTTTAAAACAGACCTACAAATTTTAAAATATAATAAAATGAAACATACCTATACTGTTACCGGAATGAGCTGCAAGGGTTGCCGCAAGCACGTGGAGCAAACACTTAATAACGTAGAAGGTGTGAAAAGTGCAAGCGTTGACTTAGCTAAAGCCGAAGCCGTAATTGAGATGGAACAACATATTGCCATAGAGAAGTTTCAGAAGGCTTTAAAAGAAGATGGAGGAGGTTACGGTATTGTCGAGCCTAATGCTACTCATAATATGAAACATACCTATCCCATTACCGGAATGACCTGTAACGGCTGCCGCAGTCACGTTGAACAAATTCTTTCTCGAATAGATGGTGTGAAAAGTGCTAGCGTTGATTTGGCCAAGGCCGAAGCTGTAATCGAGATGGAACAACACATTCCCATCACGACCTTTCAAAAGGCGCTGGTAGACGACGGTGGTAGTTATGAGATTCATAAGCACGGAGAAAAGCCCGCTAAAGATTCGCAAAAAGTGAAGAAGACCTCAAATACTAAAGGCACCGGTACCTTTTACTGCCCTATGCATTGTGAGGGAGATAAAACCTATGATAAATCCGGCGATTGTCCTGTTTGCGGTATGGATTTGGTTGAGGAGCAATCTGCGAACGCAGTTACCAGAACCCAATACACCTGCCCAATGCATCCTGAGATTGTTGAAGATGAGGAAGGCAGCTGCCCTATTTGCGGTATGGATCTGGTTCCCAAAGAACCCGATCTTTCAGCAGAAGAGAAATCCTATAATAAGCTATTGCGCAAATTTTGGATTGCATTAGGTTTTACCCTGCCGGTATTTCTCATTGCGATGAGTGAGATGTTAAGCAACAACCCTTTATACGACTTAATGCCTATTAAATACTGGAACTGGGTGCAGTTTGCATTATCGCTACCTGTGGTATTTTACGCCACCTGGATGTTTTTTGAACGGGCCTGGCGTTCAATAAAAACCTGGAATCTCAATATGTTTACCTTAATAGGTATAGGTGCAAGTGTTGCCTGGGTTTTTAGTGTATTCGGGATGCTGTTTCCAGACTTTTTTCCATCACAGTTTAAAACAGAGTCTGGTTCTGTTCACGTGTATTTTGAAGCGGCAACAGTGATTTTAACTTTGGTTTTGATGGGACAGGTACTTGAAGCGCGGGCACACAGCAAAACAAATTCGGCTGTCAAAGAACTTTTGAAGCTGGCACCTAACAAAGCTATAAAAGTGGTTGATGGGGAAGAGCAGGAAGTTAAAATAGATACAATTGAGAAAGCTGATGTTTTGAGAGTTAAGCCGGGAGCGAGAATTCCGGTTGATGGGGTAATTACCGAAGGAGAAACTTCGGTAGACGAGTCGATGATTACCGGTGAGCCTATTCCGGTTAGTAAAAGAGTAGGAGATAAGGTGAGTAGCGGTACTATAAATGGGAAACAGTCCTTTTTAATGAAAGCCGAAAAAATAGGCGGAGAGACCTTGCTTTCACAAATTATAGAAATGGTCAACAAGGCGAGTCGCAGTCAGGCTCCTATTCAAAAATTGGCAGATAAAATTTCCGGTTATTTTGTGCCGGTAGTTGTTGGTATTTCTATTCTCACCTTTATAATCTGGGCAATTTTTGGACCTGAGCCGGTTTATGTTTACGCACTCGTAAATGCAATTGCAGTACTTATTATCGCTTGCCCTTGTGCGTTAGGTTTAGCAACGCCCATGTCTGTAATGGTAGGTGTGGGTAAAGGTGCGCAAAATGGGGTATTGATTAAAAATGCCGAAGCACTCGAGAAAATGGATAAAATTGATGTGCTGATTATTGACAAAACAGGAACCATAACTGAGGGAAAACCATCTGTAGAAGCCGTAGGTTCTTCCGAAGGTTTTGATGATAATCAGGTTTTGCAATACATAGTCTCCTTAAATACGTTGAGTGAGCATCCTTTAGCAGAAGCGACAGTTCGTTATGCTAAAGAGCAAAAGGTAACTTCAAGCAAAGCTGAAAATTTCAATTCGGTAACCGGAAAGGGAGTAACAGGAAATTTAAATGGTAAAACCCTTGCTTTAGGAAATTTAAAAATGATGCAGGAAGCAGAGGCAACTATCCCAGAAGGGTTAATGCAACAAGCGACGGCAGCACAGAAAAAAGGCAAAACAGTATCGTTTCTTTCAGTAGACCAAAAGGCGGTGGGTTATATCGTGATTTCTGATAAAATAAAAGAAACCAGCAAAAAAGCGATAAAAATTCTTAAAGAAAAGGGAATAGCAGTTATAATGCTTACTGGCGATAATGAAGATACGGCTCGTGCAGTTGCAGAAGAACTCAATCTAACCGATTTTAAAGCAGGAATGCTTCCGCAGGATAAATTAAATGAGGTAGAACGCTTGCAAAAAGAAGGTAAAAAAGTGGCGATGGCAGGTGACGGGATTAATGATGCGCCGGCCCTGGCACAAAGCAATGTTGGTATTGCGATGGGCACAGGAACAGATGTTGCGATAGAAAGTGCTGCAATTACTTTAGTTAAAGGGGATTTACACGGTATTGTAAAAGCGAGAAATCTAAGTGATGCGGTGATGAAAAACATTAAGCAGAACCTGTTTTTTGCCTTGATATATAATTCTATTGGGGTGCCGGTTGCAGCGGGAGTTTTATACCCGTTTTTTGGGATTTTATTATCTCCTATGATTGCTGCATTGGCAATGAGTTTTAGTTCGGTATCTGTAATTGCAAATGCATTACGTTTACGGAATAAATCATTAGACTAGAGAATGGGTAAAATTAGAATCAGAAAAAAAATAAGAAAAACCCATAGGTATTTGGGGCTGTTCATTGGTATTCAATTTATATTTTGGACGGTAAGTGGCTTGTATTTTAGTTGGACCGACCTTGACGAGATTCACGGAGATCACTTTAAGCAAGATCAACAGCCGATTGCGTTTCAGGGTTTAGTGAGTCCGTCTGCAATAGATTCAACCCTAAAAATAGAAACGCTTGCGCTACGCGAAATTAATGGTGAACCGTACTACTGGATAAACCATAACCTACTTTACAATGCTAAAACAGGAGCGCTAAAGGATGGGATTTCTGTAGAAGAAGCATTAAAAATTGCATCAGCTAGGATGTTACCAGAGCTTAAAGTTTCTGGAGTTGAAAAAATAGATCAAGTTAACAAACACCACGAATATCGGGAAAAATTACTTCCGGCGTATGTTATAAGTTATGCAGGTGATGAGGCAATTAAAGCTTATGTTTCGGTAGCTGATGGGACTTTTCAAACGGTACGACACCGTGACTGGCGCTGGTTTGATTTTTTATGGATGACCCATACGATGGATTATGAAGGTAGAGATGATATTAATAACTGGCTGCTTAGAGCCTTTTCCATTTTAGGCTTAGTAACCGTTTTAAGTGGCTTTATACTGTGGTATATAAGCTCACCCAGTTTGAGAATGTTGAGAAAAAGGAAGCAATAACTTTAAAACCAATATGATGAAAACAGAAAACAATAATTCTAATTCACACAAAGGCAATTACACTAAGTTTTTAATGATGCTTGGGTGCTCGTTTATTGCGATGTACATCACGATGTATTTAAATACCTATAAGATTGATCACGTATATTTTAGTTTAACGCGTTTTTATATGAGCTGTTTGGGTATTTGTACAATGGCTGTAATTATGTTGTTGTTTATGCTAAAGATGTATAAAAGCAAGACTAAAAATGCAGTGATCTTAATAGGAAGTGTTCTTGTTTTTTGCAGTGCACTTTACCTGGTACGTGCTCAAAAGCCGGTAAATGATGTGACGTGGATGAGAGCTATGATACCGCACCACTCTATAGCTATTTTAACCAGTAAACGGGCAGATATCAAAGACCCAGAAGTTAAGAAACTAGCAGAAGATATTATTAAAGCGCAAGAAAAAGAAATAGGAGAAATGAAAGCAATGATTAAGCGCTTAGAAGCAGCTGAATAATCTTTTTTCTTCGGAAGTAAAATAAAAAACTATGAATAAATCTATTGTCTATATACTACTCGCCGCCATATTGGGTCTGGGATTAGGGTATATTTTATTCAATACCGCTACTAAAAATACCGGGCAAAATAAAGTAGATTCCCACGAGCATAGCGCAAATGAGTCGGGTCAATTGTACACCTGTTCTATGCACCCTCAAATTATACGTGAAGAACCGGGCGATTGCCCTATTTGTGGTATGGACCTTGTTGAAAAAGAGTCTGCTGCCTCGGGCTTAACTGTAAATCAGTTTAAAATGACTGAAAATGCTTTAGCACTTGCAGATATTCAAACCTGGGTTATAGGGAACTCGTCTGAAGCAAATGCAGGAAGCATTACACTTTCGGGTAAAATTGCGGTTAATGAAAACGAGACAGCAACACAACCGGCACATTTTGACGGAAGAATTGAAACCCTAAATGTAAAATCATTAGGGCAGCAGGTTGCTAAAGGGCAACGCGTAGCAACTATTTATTCTCCTGAACTCGTAGCAGCGCAGCAAGAATTGATTACTG
Encoded here:
- a CDS encoding TolC family protein — encoded protein: MKNKQTYCHRTLVAMLCAILALFKMEAQDLAGYIEQAETNNADLKAYEVRYSIAQEKSNEVKSLPDTEFAAGYFVSTPETRVGAQRARFSVKQMLPWFGSINARVNYQDALAEATHVEYTIAKRKLRLEVAQSYYELYRIMASGAVLEESLKLLKSYEELALNSVEVGKASAVDFLKIQIRQNDLIAQLEALEEDLKAAKIQFNTVLNVSETSPVFVVDSLVLPQSDVEVSIKYLSQNPEVLQYDKLYESITQSELVNQRDAAPKLGVGFDYIPVSERTDMNMVDNGKDVVMPMVSVSVPIFNSKYKSVSRQNELKQEELSAQKNQRLNTLKSLFADALKNRNTARINYTKEVKNLKQARDAEEILLKNYETGTIDFNEILDIQELQLQFNKNQINAVQRYYEQTALINYLITF
- a CDS encoding DUF305 domain-containing protein, with translation MKTENNNSNSHKGNYTKFLMMLGCSFIAMYITMYLNTYKIDHVYFSLTRFYMSCLGICTMAVIMLLFMLKMYKSKTKNAVILIGSVLVFCSALYLVRAQKPVNDVTWMRAMIPHHSIAILTSKRADIKDPEVKKLAEDIIKAQEKEIGEMKAMIKRLEAAE
- a CDS encoding heavy metal translocating P-type ATPase codes for the protein MKHTYTVTGMSCKGCRKHVEQTLNNVEGVKSASVDLAKAEAVIEMEQHIAIEKFQKALKEDGGGYGIVEPNATHNMKHTYPITGMTCNGCRSHVEQILSRIDGVKSASVDLAKAEAVIEMEQHIPITTFQKALVDDGGSYEIHKHGEKPAKDSQKVKKTSNTKGTGTFYCPMHCEGDKTYDKSGDCPVCGMDLVEEQSANAVTRTQYTCPMHPEIVEDEEGSCPICGMDLVPKEPDLSAEEKSYNKLLRKFWIALGFTLPVFLIAMSEMLSNNPLYDLMPIKYWNWVQFALSLPVVFYATWMFFERAWRSIKTWNLNMFTLIGIGASVAWVFSVFGMLFPDFFPSQFKTESGSVHVYFEAATVILTLVLMGQVLEARAHSKTNSAVKELLKLAPNKAIKVVDGEEQEVKIDTIEKADVLRVKPGARIPVDGVITEGETSVDESMITGEPIPVSKRVGDKVSSGTINGKQSFLMKAEKIGGETLLSQIIEMVNKASRSQAPIQKLADKISGYFVPVVVGISILTFIIWAIFGPEPVYVYALVNAIAVLIIACPCALGLATPMSVMVGVGKGAQNGVLIKNAEALEKMDKIDVLIIDKTGTITEGKPSVEAVGSSEGFDDNQVLQYIVSLNTLSEHPLAEATVRYAKEQKVTSSKAENFNSVTGKGVTGNLNGKTLALGNLKMMQEAEATIPEGLMQQATAAQKKGKTVSFLSVDQKAVGYIVISDKIKETSKKAIKILKEKGIAVIMLTGDNEDTARAVAEELNLTDFKAGMLPQDKLNEVERLQKEGKKVAMAGDGINDAPALAQSNVGIAMGTGTDVAIESAAITLVKGDLHGIVKARNLSDAVMKNIKQNLFFALIYNSIGVPVAAGVLYPFFGILLSPMIAALAMSFSSVSVIANALRLRNKSLD
- a CDS encoding PepSY domain-containing protein → MGKIRIRKKIRKTHRYLGLFIGIQFIFWTVSGLYFSWTDLDEIHGDHFKQDQQPIAFQGLVSPSAIDSTLKIETLALREINGEPYYWINHNLLYNAKTGALKDGISVEEALKIASARMLPELKVSGVEKIDQVNKHHEYREKLLPAYVISYAGDEAIKAYVSVADGTFQTVRHRDWRWFDFLWMTHTMDYEGRDDINNWLLRAFSILGLVTVLSGFILWYISSPSLRMLRKRKQ
- a CDS encoding DUF3347 domain-containing protein, with the protein product MRTTVKFMGIAAIALTLGACGNDKKNDNGEESSEETVTRDEQMMNTVQNDEGTKTIESSSKSSDMRIDKASLSFKDETSKGVWTSYNAVRLALIASDSEKSKQEAANLAMIFGENNMKLKSAAEAIATTEDLEAQRKAFSQFSVAVQSYFKKNIDAGTLYKQHCPMALNGKGADWLSNEATIKNPYYGDKMLNCGTVTATITK